One Lacunisphaera limnophila DNA window includes the following coding sequences:
- a CDS encoding carbon-nitrogen hydrolase, which translates to MKVTLGLLQHACTADPAQNLRKTLALTEQAAKRGAKIICTQELFRSQYFCQSEDHANFKLAESIPGPSTAAFQKLAKKYRVVIVASLFEKRAGGLYHNTAVIIDADGQLLGIYRKMHIPDDPLYYEKFYFTPGDTGFRAWQTKYGKIGVLICWDQWYPEGARLTALQGAEVLFYPTAIGWHPQEKKQYGQNQHGAWETIQRAHGVANGCFVAAINRIGTERPVGGDGIEFWGQSFVSGTSGEILAKASVDKEEILLVPVDLGSVDTTRTHWPFLRDRRIDAYGDITKRFID; encoded by the coding sequence ATGAAGGTAACGCTCGGATTGCTCCAACATGCCTGCACGGCCGACCCGGCGCAGAATCTCCGTAAAACCCTGGCCCTGACCGAACAGGCGGCCAAGCGCGGGGCGAAGATCATCTGCACGCAGGAGCTCTTCCGGTCCCAGTATTTCTGCCAGAGCGAGGACCATGCGAATTTCAAGCTGGCCGAGTCCATCCCGGGGCCGAGCACCGCGGCGTTTCAGAAGCTGGCGAAGAAATACCGCGTGGTGATCGTGGCCTCGTTGTTTGAGAAGCGCGCCGGCGGCCTCTACCACAACACGGCGGTGATCATTGATGCGGACGGCCAGCTGCTCGGGATCTACCGGAAGATGCATATCCCGGACGATCCGCTCTACTACGAGAAGTTCTATTTCACGCCCGGGGACACGGGCTTCCGGGCCTGGCAGACGAAATACGGCAAGATCGGCGTGCTGATCTGCTGGGACCAGTGGTATCCCGAAGGTGCCCGGCTCACGGCGTTGCAGGGTGCGGAGGTCCTGTTTTACCCCACGGCCATCGGCTGGCATCCGCAAGAGAAGAAGCAGTACGGCCAGAACCAGCACGGCGCATGGGAGACGATCCAGCGGGCGCACGGCGTGGCCAACGGCTGCTTTGTCGCCGCGATCAACCGCATCGGTACGGAAAGGCCGGTGGGCGGCGATGGCATCGAGTTCTGGGGGCAGAGCTTTGTGTCGGGCACGAGCGGCGAAATCCTGGCCAAGGCCTCCGTGGATAAGGAGGAAATCCTGCTCGTCCCGGTGGATCTGGGCAGCGTGGATACCACCCGCACGCACTGGCCGTTCCTGCGCGACCGCCGGATCGACGCGTACGGCGACATCACGAAGCGATTCATTGACTAA
- a CDS encoding agmatine deiminase family protein produces the protein MAVKKTPAALGFRMPAEWEPQEAVWLSWPHNHATWPGQFRPIPYVFAEIVRQISRFEAVRINCAAALQPRAKRLCAKAGADMKRVTFYNHPTNDAWCRDHGPIFVKHDRTGEVAVTDWVHNAWGGKYPPYDLDNLIPPSIARKLKLRRFENDLVLEGGSIDVNGAGLLLTSEQCLLNPNRNPHLTRAQIEQNLRDYLGVKQVLWVGEGIVGDDTDGHIDDITRFFKADGFITCVEPQQRDPNHRLLAENLERLRGFRTPGGRKFEIVELPMPAQLAFRGQRVPASYANFLIINGAVLVPQFRQPKRDAAACAIIGNCFPGREVIPIDCYHLIWGLGTLHCISQQQPA, from the coding sequence ATGGCCGTGAAAAAAACGCCCGCCGCGCTCGGCTTCCGGATGCCGGCCGAGTGGGAGCCGCAGGAGGCCGTGTGGCTGTCGTGGCCGCACAACCACGCGACCTGGCCCGGGCAGTTCCGGCCAATTCCGTATGTGTTCGCCGAAATCGTGCGGCAGATCAGCCGGTTTGAGGCAGTGCGGATCAATTGTGCCGCCGCGCTTCAACCGCGCGCGAAGCGCCTGTGTGCCAAAGCCGGGGCGGACATGAAGCGCGTGACCTTCTACAATCACCCGACGAACGACGCATGGTGTCGCGACCATGGCCCGATCTTCGTGAAGCATGATCGCACGGGCGAGGTGGCGGTGACCGATTGGGTGCACAATGCTTGGGGCGGCAAGTACCCGCCCTACGACCTCGACAACCTCATTCCGCCCAGCATCGCCCGGAAACTGAAACTCCGCCGGTTTGAAAACGATCTGGTGCTCGAAGGCGGCTCGATCGACGTAAACGGGGCCGGCCTGCTGCTCACGAGCGAGCAATGCCTGTTGAATCCGAACCGCAATCCGCACCTGACGCGGGCGCAGATCGAGCAAAATCTCCGGGACTACCTGGGCGTGAAGCAGGTGCTGTGGGTGGGCGAGGGGATCGTGGGCGACGACACGGACGGGCACATCGATGACATCACGCGATTCTTCAAGGCCGACGGTTTCATCACCTGCGTCGAACCCCAGCAGCGCGACCCCAACCACCGGTTGCTGGCCGAGAATCTCGAGCGGCTGCGTGGTTTCCGCACGCCGGGGGGGCGCAAATTTGAAATCGTGGAACTGCCCATGCCAGCGCAACTCGCTTTCCGCGGGCAGCGGGTGCCGGCCAGCTACGCGAATTTCCTGATCATCAACGGGGCCGTGCTCGTGCCGCAGTTCCGGCAGCCGAAGCGCGACGCCGCCGCCTGCGCGATCATCGGGAACTGTTTCCCCGGCCGGGAGGTCATTCCCATCGACTGCTATCACCTGATCTGGGGTCTCGGCACCCTGCACTGCATTTCGCAACAACAGCCGGCCTGA